From a region of the Geothrix sp. 21YS21S-2 genome:
- a CDS encoding tRNA-dihydrouridine synthase family protein translates to MFERIDIDGRTFAPALFLAPMEGVTNSAFRRLLSDFGGYGALFTEMLSAGAFLQEKTRESSFTKRRDCEGPVIYQFGASGREDLEAVIRKLPELGAAAIDLNLGCPAPKVKASGWGVALCADFPRLRDVLERIRRSYAGTLTVKVRLGDDPGNWREGFLERVRLFEDVGVNALTVHVRFSGEKLKRRPRWEEFPWIAARTRLPVIGNGDICSPLDIERNRAFFEPLAGLMLGRIAVVKPWIFREFAGLPTGEIDHAEVWDRLYRYTLEDMPPERAFGRLMDFSYYFAKNFMFGHVFYSSLQKAATPAEIREAALRFLESGPGLNPGKGLSFT, encoded by the coding sequence GTGTTCGAGCGGATCGACATCGACGGCCGGACCTTCGCCCCCGCCCTCTTCCTCGCGCCCATGGAGGGCGTGACCAACTCCGCCTTCCGCCGCCTCCTGTCGGACTTCGGCGGCTACGGCGCCCTCTTCACCGAGATGCTGTCGGCCGGGGCCTTCCTCCAGGAGAAGACCCGGGAGTCCTCCTTCACGAAGCGCCGGGACTGCGAGGGCCCCGTCATCTACCAGTTCGGCGCATCGGGCCGCGAGGACCTGGAGGCCGTCATCCGCAAGCTCCCGGAGCTGGGCGCGGCGGCCATCGACCTGAACCTGGGCTGCCCCGCCCCCAAGGTCAAGGCCAGCGGCTGGGGCGTGGCCCTCTGCGCCGACTTCCCCCGGCTCCGCGACGTGCTCGAGCGCATCCGCCGCAGCTATGCCGGCACCCTGACCGTGAAGGTCCGTCTGGGGGACGACCCCGGGAACTGGCGCGAAGGCTTCCTGGAGCGCGTGCGGCTCTTCGAGGACGTGGGCGTCAACGCCCTGACCGTGCACGTGCGCTTTTCGGGCGAGAAGCTCAAGCGCCGCCCCCGGTGGGAGGAGTTCCCCTGGATCGCGGCCCGCACAAGGCTGCCCGTCATCGGCAACGGGGACATCTGCTCCCCCCTGGACATCGAGCGGAACCGGGCCTTCTTCGAACCGCTCGCGGGCCTGATGCTGGGACGCATCGCCGTGGTCAAGCCCTGGATCTTCCGCGAATTCGCGGGCCTGCCGACGGGGGAGATCGACCACGCCGAGGTGTGGGACCGCCTCTACCGCTATACCCTCGAGGATATGCCCCCGGAGCGCGCCTTCGGGCGGCTCATGGACTTCAGCTACTATTTCGCCAAGAACTTCATGTTCGGGCACGTGTTCTACTCCAGCCTCCAGAAGGCCGCGACCCCCGCGGAGATAAGGGAGGCGGCCCTGCGGTTCCTGGAGTCGGGGCCGGGGCTGAACCCGGGCAAGGGCCTGTCCTTCACCTGA
- a CDS encoding MFS transporter, whose protein sequence is MDTQQENPRRWALLALTSVGAFMAPLDGSIVSVALPRMGPALHLSFAASMWVQASYLLAMAVTLIPLGRLADQWGKVRFYQAGLVIFTLGSAAAASSVDGATLVASRVLQGVGGALLSATSAAIVTSAFPARERGRALGINVMAVYAGLSVGPPLGGYLVDHFGWPWIFLINLPIGLFTLVWGLNLLPGVETQHGRGAKMDLGGAALMGVMLVSLIVPLTFSSAWGLWSRQTWGILAIAPLALWGFLAWEKRVASPLIDLDLLRRNRLFAAANLAALLNYMALYAVSVLTAVQLQLVLGHPARVAGWVLMGQPVMMTLLSPFAGRLSDRMGSRTLATSGMVLVAAGMTLLGSLGRSAGLAQVVGSLAVVGLGMAAFSAPNTSAIMGSVARTQLGVASAFLATMRVTGQALSVAFLGGIAASRLGSGGWRLLLAKASGPAAGAFAWGYSAAMYAGAALALLGAWASLTRHGGEA, encoded by the coding sequence TTGGACACACAGCAGGAAAACCCCCGCCGCTGGGCACTTCTGGCCCTCACCTCCGTGGGGGCGTTCATGGCGCCGCTGGACGGGTCCATCGTGTCCGTGGCCCTGCCCCGCATGGGGCCGGCCCTGCACCTCAGCTTCGCCGCGTCCATGTGGGTGCAGGCCTCATACCTCCTGGCCATGGCGGTGACCCTCATCCCCCTGGGGCGCCTGGCGGACCAGTGGGGCAAGGTGCGGTTCTACCAGGCCGGCCTGGTCATCTTCACCCTGGGCTCTGCGGCCGCGGCCTCCTCCGTCGACGGCGCCACCCTGGTGGCCAGCCGCGTCCTCCAGGGCGTGGGCGGAGCCCTGCTCAGCGCCACCTCCGCGGCCATCGTCACCAGCGCCTTCCCGGCCCGGGAGCGGGGGCGGGCCCTGGGCATCAACGTCATGGCCGTGTACGCGGGCCTGAGCGTGGGGCCGCCCCTGGGCGGGTATCTGGTGGACCACTTCGGCTGGCCCTGGATCTTCCTCATCAACCTGCCCATCGGGCTCTTCACGCTGGTCTGGGGCCTGAACCTGCTGCCCGGGGTCGAGACGCAGCACGGGCGCGGCGCGAAGATGGACCTGGGCGGCGCGGCCCTCATGGGCGTGATGCTCGTGAGCCTCATCGTGCCACTCACCTTCTCGTCGGCGTGGGGGCTGTGGTCCCGGCAGACCTGGGGGATCCTCGCCATCGCGCCCTTGGCCCTCTGGGGATTCCTGGCCTGGGAGAAGCGCGTGGCCTCTCCGCTGATCGACCTGGACCTGCTGCGCAGGAACCGGCTCTTCGCAGCGGCCAACCTCGCCGCGCTGCTCAACTACATGGCCCTCTACGCCGTGAGCGTGCTCACCGCGGTCCAGCTTCAGCTGGTCCTGGGCCACCCGGCCCGGGTCGCCGGGTGGGTGCTCATGGGGCAGCCCGTGATGATGACCCTCCTGAGCCCCTTCGCGGGCCGGCTCAGCGACCGAATGGGCTCGCGCACCCTGGCCACCTCGGGCATGGTGCTGGTGGCCGCGGGCATGACCCTCCTGGGCTCCCTGGGGCGGAGCGCGGGCCTGGCCCAGGTGGTGGGCTCCCTGGCGGTGGTGGGCCTGGGCATGGCGGCCTTCAGCGCCCCCAACACCAGCGCGATCATGGGCAGCGTGGCGCGCACGCAGCTGGGGGTGGCCAGCGCCTTCCTGGCCACGATGCGCGTCACGGGCCAGGCGCTCTCGGTGGCCTTCCTGGGCGGCATCGCCGCAAGCCGCCTGGGCAGCGGCGGCTGGCGCCTCCTGCTGGCCAAGGCCTCGGGCCCCGCCGCGGGCGCATTCGCCTGGGGATACAGCGCGGCCATGTACGCAGGCGCCGCCCTGGCCCTGCTGGGCGCCTGGGCGAGCCTCACGCGCCACGGCGGGGAGGCCTGA
- a CDS encoding STAS domain-containing protein, producing the protein MKIQERDVNAVHIIAPQGKVTLGDGDQELGEAVRQCLEQGHRKILIDFTKVSVLDSSGLGELVGCYTSIKNRKGELRICGLNSRIFNLMQMTSLHSVFEVKDTEAEALAGF; encoded by the coding sequence ATGAAGATCCAGGAACGTGATGTCAACGCCGTGCACATCATCGCCCCCCAGGGCAAGGTCACCCTTGGCGACGGCGACCAGGAGCTGGGCGAGGCCGTGCGGCAGTGCCTGGAGCAGGGGCACCGGAAGATCCTCATCGATTTCACCAAGGTGTCCGTGCTGGATTCCTCGGGCCTGGGCGAGCTGGTGGGCTGCTACACCTCCATCAAGAACCGCAAGGGCGAGCTGCGCATCTGCGGGCTCAATTCCAGGATCTTCAACCTCATGCAGATGACCAGCCTGCATTCCGTGTTCGAGGTGAAAGACACCGAGGCCGAGGCGCTGGCCGGGTTCTAG
- a CDS encoding SAM-dependent methyltransferase, with translation MQPGEPSRTALGAATHRAVHQVLENGRIFTDPLAGRILGPEAASAVRRAAGDVSLRQLRLFIAVRTRFAEDALRTAFARGARQLVVLGAGLDTYAYRNPLGEELDIYEVDHPATQDWKRRLLAEAAIPVPDNLTYVPVDFERETLEDGLTLEGFDPGKRTFFTWLGVVPYLTEEAVFSTLAFIGALPGGAQVVFDYGNPPGQAPGAAMESLERRVAAVGEHLRSRFETDELHARMRALGFRSIEDLGPAGIRNRFFAGRGGAPLERGGHILLATTG, from the coding sequence ATGCAGCCTGGAGAGCCGAGCCGAACAGCCCTGGGAGCCGCGACCCACCGGGCCGTGCATCAGGTGCTGGAGAACGGGCGCATCTTCACGGATCCCCTGGCAGGGCGGATCCTGGGGCCGGAGGCGGCCTCAGCTGTCAGGCGGGCAGCGGGCGACGTCTCCCTGCGCCAGCTCAGGCTCTTCATCGCGGTGCGCACCCGGTTCGCGGAGGACGCCCTGCGCACCGCCTTCGCCCGCGGGGCCCGGCAGCTGGTGGTGCTGGGCGCGGGGCTGGACACCTACGCCTACCGCAACCCGCTGGGCGAGGAACTGGACATCTACGAGGTGGACCACCCCGCGACCCAGGACTGGAAGCGCCGGCTTCTGGCCGAGGCGGCCATCCCGGTGCCGGACAACCTCACCTACGTGCCGGTCGACTTCGAGCGGGAGACGCTGGAGGACGGCCTCACCCTGGAGGGCTTCGACCCCGGCAAGCGCACCTTCTTCACCTGGCTGGGCGTGGTGCCCTACCTGACCGAGGAGGCGGTGTTCTCCACCCTGGCCTTCATCGGGGCCCTGCCGGGGGGCGCCCAGGTGGTCTTCGACTACGGGAACCCGCCCGGGCAGGCTCCTGGCGCGGCGATGGAGTCCCTTGAGCGGCGCGTGGCCGCCGTGGGAGAGCATCTGCGGAGCCGCTTCGAGACCGACGAGCTGCACGCCAGGATGCGGGCCCTGGGCTTCCGCTCCATCGAGGACCTCGGCCCCGCCGGGATCCGGAACCGGTTCTTCGCGGGCCGAGGCGGCGCCCCTCTGGAGCGGGGCGGGCACATC